A section of the Flavobacteriales bacterium genome encodes:
- a CDS encoding ABC transporter substrate-binding protein — translation MMKKLIPVLALSALLASCGGGKNGEEIKMVEAKGGVVYGGIFKINQVEDFKNLFPLSINDITSHHIASQMYQGLLKFDQKTLEVVPNIAESFEANPDATQFTFKIRKGVMFHDDECFGGKGREVTANDFKYCFDKICTATGDNKVYWLFKDKVKGANEHYDATIGGKPGPAGGVSGIKVIDNNTLQIDLNFSFSAFPKVIAHSGCWVYPKEAYEKYKDDMRTKVVGTGPFVIKSIKDGQMVLLEKNENYWEIDEHGNKLPYLQGVKFTFHKEKKTELMEFRKKNLDMVWKLPVEEISSVLGSQEEAKQGGNIDFELQMIDALSIQFYAFLSNGDVFKDKRVRQAFNYAIDREKLVTYTLQGEGTAATYGFVPPFGNYPASNVKGFAFDPNLARKLMSEAGYPNGRGFPKVVLQLNSGGSTNELLAEAVQGMLKENLGVDVEMQVMPLNQLIENFESGKADFWRSAWVADYPDPENFLNLFYGKHVPANPSDKSYINFTRYSSPVFDSTFQAALRTVDEKERLELFAKCDQIIIDDAVVMPVYYDNYIRLVQTNVRNFPINAMEYRDLSRVYFALDEKKDKKGKK, via the coding sequence ATGATGAAAAAGCTTATCCCTGTTCTTGCGCTATCTGCTTTGTTAGCTTCCTGTGGTGGAGGTAAAAATGGAGAAGAGATTAAAATGGTTGAAGCCAAGGGTGGAGTAGTTTACGGGGGGATCTTTAAGATCAACCAGGTAGAAGATTTCAAAAATCTGTTTCCCCTGAGCATTAACGATATCACCTCACATCACATCGCCAGCCAGATGTATCAGGGTCTTCTGAAATTCGATCAGAAAACGTTGGAAGTTGTTCCAAATATTGCTGAATCATTCGAAGCCAATCCCGATGCAACGCAGTTCACCTTTAAAATCAGAAAAGGTGTAATGTTCCACGACGATGAATGTTTCGGTGGTAAAGGCCGCGAGGTAACCGCTAATGATTTTAAATATTGCTTCGATAAAATCTGCACCGCTACCGGTGATAACAAGGTTTACTGGTTGTTTAAAGACAAAGTAAAAGGAGCCAATGAACATTACGATGCAACCATTGGCGGAAAGCCGGGTCCTGCAGGTGGTGTTTCGGGTATTAAGGTAATCGACAACAATACCCTTCAAATCGATCTTAATTTTTCATTCTCTGCTTTCCCGAAAGTGATTGCACACTCTGGTTGCTGGGTTTATCCGAAAGAAGCGTATGAAAAGTACAAGGATGATATGCGTACGAAAGTGGTAGGTACGGGTCCTTTTGTTATCAAGTCGATTAAAGACGGACAAATGGTTCTTCTTGAAAAGAATGAAAACTACTGGGAAATTGATGAACACGGAAATAAACTTCCTTATTTGCAAGGTGTAAAATTCACCTTCCACAAAGAGAAGAAAACCGAATTGATGGAATTCCGCAAGAAGAATCTGGATATGGTCTGGAAGCTTCCAGTAGAAGAAATTTCATCTGTACTTGGTTCGCAGGAAGAAGCAAAACAAGGTGGAAATATCGACTTTGAACTTCAAATGATTGATGCTTTATCCATTCAGTTTTACGCCTTCCTGAGCAATGGAGATGTATTTAAAGATAAGCGTGTACGTCAGGCATTCAACTATGCTATTGACCGTGAAAAATTAGTTACTTATACCCTTCAGGGTGAAGGAACAGCTGCTACTTATGGATTTGTTCCTCCTTTTGGTAACTATCCGGCAAGTAACGTAAAAGGATTTGCATTCGATCCGAACCTGGCACGTAAGCTGATGTCGGAAGCAGGTTATCCCAATGGAAGAGGATTCCCTAAAGTGGTATTGCAACTTAACTCCGGTGGATCAACCAATGAATTGTTGGCTGAAGCTGTACAAGGAATGTTAAAAGAAAATTTAGGGGTTGATGTCGAAATGCAAGTGATGCCTTTGAATCAACTCATCGAAAATTTCGAATCGGGTAAAGCTGATTTCTGGCGCTCTGCATGGGTGGCCGACTATCCGGATCCGGAAAACTTCCTGAACTTGTTCTACGGAAAACATGTTCCTGCTAATCCATCCGACAAATCATACATCAATTTTACCCGTTATTCAAGTCCGGTTTTCGATTCAACCTTCCAGGCTGCGCTTCGTACCGTGGATGAAAAAGAACGTTTAGAGTTGTTTGCTAAGTGCGATCAGATTATTATTGATGATGCAGTTGTTATGCCTGTTTATTACGATAACTACATTCGTCTGGTACAAACCAATGTTCGCAATTTCCCGATCAATGCCATGGAGTACAGAGATCTCTCCCGTGTGTATTTTGCATTGGATGAAAAGAAAGATAAAAAAGGAAAAAAATAA
- a CDS encoding S46 family peptidase, with product MKKILVFVAALLTAATAHADEGMWLLMHLKKMNQEDMQKKGFKLTAEDIYNINKPGLKDAVVSLGGFCTAEVISNEGLLLTNHHCAYDAVQTFSTVEHDYLTDGFWAMKKSEELNVPGLYVNFLVRMEDVTEQIMTAAGNTSGQARQDIIKKKSDEIRANATKGTHYISELKSFFDGNEYYLFIYETYKDVRLVGAPPSSIGKFGGDTDNWMWPRHTGDFSLLRVYMSPDGKPAEYSPNNVPLKPRHHLPISLKGVQQNDFAMIMGYPGSTDRFLTSYGVKQAIDIEQPARVKLRGTRLEIMKKDMDQSDKIRIQYASHYAQISNYWKYFIGQTRGLKRLKVYEKKKAEEEAFVQWINADANRKTRYANVISDMETAYKELDKVILPDVYFNECVFGMEINMLFLKLFPLYGALKNPDIAPEQLNAVVESVRPEVEDYFKNHNASTDINLMAAMMKMYYTDIPAEYHPKFLTEIHKKSKGDFQKWVSAYYAKSVFTDKARLDAYLKKPDLKKLEADLGFKLMMDFITVYRTFSAQSAEATNKLTEATRLYVEGIRKMMTDKKFYPNANFTMRLTYGQVLAYVPQDAVSYSYFTTLDGIIEKEDPNNDEFIVPAKLKELWKNKDYGQYGENGVMKVAFLSNTDITGGNSGSPVINGNGELIGVAFDGNWEAMSGDIAFEPNLQRTISVDVRYVLFIIDKYAGAKHLIDEMTLVK from the coding sequence ATGAAAAAGATCCTTGTATTTGTCGCAGCCCTCTTAACCGCGGCGACAGCTCATGCCGATGAAGGAATGTGGCTGCTGATGCATCTGAAAAAGATGAATCAGGAAGATATGCAGAAGAAAGGTTTTAAACTTACTGCAGAAGATATTTACAACATCAATAAACCCGGATTAAAAGACGCCGTGGTTTCACTTGGCGGTTTTTGTACTGCAGAAGTGATTTCCAATGAAGGTTTATTATTGACCAACCACCACTGTGCTTATGATGCAGTGCAAACCTTTTCTACGGTAGAGCACGATTACCTGACAGATGGTTTTTGGGCTATGAAAAAATCGGAAGAATTGAATGTTCCTGGTCTATATGTAAACTTCCTGGTTCGCATGGAAGATGTTACTGAACAAATCATGACTGCTGCCGGAAACACTAGCGGACAAGCTCGTCAGGATATCATCAAAAAGAAAAGTGATGAAATCAGAGCGAATGCTACCAAGGGTACGCACTATATCTCTGAATTAAAATCGTTTTTCGACGGTAATGAATACTACTTGTTCATTTACGAAACTTATAAGGATGTTCGTTTAGTAGGAGCTCCTCCAAGTTCCATCGGAAAATTCGGTGGAGATACCGACAACTGGATGTGGCCTCGTCACACCGGTGACTTCTCTCTTCTCCGAGTTTATATGAGTCCCGATGGAAAACCGGCAGAATACTCACCCAACAATGTTCCGCTGAAGCCTCGTCACCATTTACCCATTTCACTAAAAGGTGTTCAGCAAAATGATTTTGCCATGATTATGGGTTATCCAGGAAGCACAGATCGTTTCCTTACTTCGTATGGAGTAAAACAGGCGATCGACATTGAGCAGCCTGCTCGTGTGAAGCTGCGTGGAACCCGCCTTGAGATCATGAAAAAAGACATGGATCAAAGCGACAAAATCCGTATTCAATACGCTTCTCATTACGCTCAGATTTCGAACTACTGGAAGTACTTCATTGGTCAGACCCGTGGATTAAAACGCCTGAAAGTATACGAAAAGAAAAAAGCTGAAGAAGAGGCATTTGTACAATGGATCAATGCCGATGCTAACCGCAAGACACGTTATGCTAATGTGATTTCCGATATGGAAACTGCCTATAAGGAACTCGATAAAGTAATTCTTCCGGATGTTTACTTCAATGAGTGTGTTTTCGGAATGGAAATCAATATGCTTTTCCTCAAATTATTCCCGCTCTATGGCGCATTGAAAAATCCGGATATCGCTCCTGAGCAGTTAAATGCCGTTGTAGAAAGTGTTCGTCCGGAAGTTGAAGATTATTTCAAAAACCACAACGCGTCTACCGACATCAACCTCATGGCTGCCATGATGAAAATGTACTACACAGATATTCCTGCTGAATACCATCCGAAATTCCTTACCGAAATTCACAAAAAATCGAAAGGGGATTTCCAAAAATGGGTAAGCGCTTATTATGCTAAATCTGTATTCACCGATAAAGCACGCTTAGATGCTTATTTGAAAAAACCTGATCTGAAAAAACTTGAAGCAGACCTCGGATTCAAATTAATGATGGATTTCATTACCGTTTACAGAACCTTTAGTGCACAATCTGCCGAAGCAACCAACAAACTCACAGAAGCTACTCGTTTATATGTTGAAGGTATTCGCAAAATGATGACGGATAAAAAATTCTATCCGAATGCGAATTTCACCATGCGTTTAACCTATGGACAAGTTCTGGCTTATGTTCCTCAGGATGCAGTGAGCTATTCGTACTTCACTACCCTGGATGGTATTATTGAAAAAGAAGACCCTAACAACGATGAGTTTATCGTTCCTGCGAAATTGAAAGAGCTTTGGAAAAACAAAGATTATGGTCAATATGGAGAGAACGGTGTAATGAAAGTTGCGTTCCTTTCGAATACCGACATCACCGGAGGAAACTCGGGTAGTCCGGTAATTAACGGTAACGGCGAATTAATCGGTGTTGCTTTCGACGGAAACTGGGAAGCAATGTCGGGCGATATCGCATTTGAACCGAACTTACAACGTACCATCTCTGTAGATGTTCGCTATGTATTATTTATTATTGATAAATATGCCGGTGCGAAACATCTGATCGATGAAATGACATTGGTGAAATAA
- the xth gene encoding exodeoxyribonuclease III, whose protein sequence is MAKIITYNVNGIRAAITKGWLDWLKAVDADIVCLQEIKATPDQIDIRPFEEMGYFTHWHPADKKGYSGVAILSKLEPDNVEIGCGMPKYDHEGRIIRCDFGDVSVMSAYFPSGSSGDERQAFKMEFLEDFLPYATELRKKRPNLIISGDYNICHKAIDIHNPVSNKNSSGFLPEEREWVDRFVESGFVDAFRVFNQEPKQYTWWSFRANARAKNLGWRIDYHMATKPLEKRLKASRILPEAKHSDHCPVLLEIDL, encoded by the coding sequence ATGGCTAAAATCATCACCTACAATGTAAACGGAATAAGAGCTGCCATTACAAAGGGCTGGCTCGATTGGTTAAAGGCAGTGGACGCCGATATTGTCTGTTTGCAGGAAATCAAAGCAACCCCCGATCAGATTGATATTCGTCCCTTCGAAGAAATGGGTTATTTTACCCATTGGCATCCGGCCGATAAAAAAGGCTATAGCGGTGTTGCCATTTTAAGCAAACTGGAGCCGGACAATGTTGAAATCGGCTGCGGAATGCCCAAATACGACCATGAAGGGCGGATTATCCGCTGCGATTTTGGCGATGTTTCGGTGATGAGCGCCTATTTTCCCAGCGGGAGTTCCGGTGATGAACGTCAGGCGTTTAAGATGGAATTTCTGGAAGATTTCCTCCCTTATGCTACCGAATTACGCAAAAAACGACCAAACCTCATTATTTCGGGCGATTACAATATTTGTCACAAAGCCATCGATATCCATAATCCGGTGAGCAATAAAAATTCATCCGGATTTCTTCCCGAAGAGCGGGAATGGGTAGATCGTTTTGTGGAAAGCGGGTTTGTGGATGCGTTCCGGGTTTTTAATCAGGAGCCCAAGCAATATACCTGGTGGAGTTTCAGGGCCAATGCCAGAGCTAAAAACCTGGGCTGGCGCATCGATTATCACATGGCCACAAAGCCATTGGAAAAGCGACTAAAGGCATCCCGAATATTACCCGAGGCCAAACATTCGGATCATTGTCCGGTTCTCCTTGAGATCGACCTTTAA
- a CDS encoding OmpA family protein, with the protein MKTKRILFIILPLLALYLSACVPSRKLDEAEAKYKACDAELKALRDSTRKFFDEHKEMQSELTRLKKATDALSRDTSILGASYRQMREQYDKINKLNDEIMKKLELLQKGSELESSKLSAQLEATRLELQKKEDDLKMFERELNVKKQELDLKTKELADKEKRIRELEDVLARQEAASKALKEKVANALLAFKDKGLTVEQKNGRVYVSMEAKLLFASGSYKVDQEGKEALIKLAKILEDQKDIEVQVEGHTDTDKLNSPNVPRDNWELSVLRATSVVKLMMENSKMDPKRITAAGRSEFLPVDPNDKSKNRRIEIILIPNLDELYKAIQN; encoded by the coding sequence ATGAAGACAAAAAGAATCCTGTTTATTATTTTACCACTCTTGGCACTTTACCTCAGTGCTTGCGTGCCTTCGCGCAAACTCGATGAAGCCGAAGCCAAATACAAGGCTTGCGACGCAGAACTGAAAGCATTACGCGACAGTACCCGGAAGTTTTTCGATGAACATAAAGAAATGCAAAGTGAATTAACGCGATTGAAAAAAGCGACGGATGCTTTATCGCGCGACACTTCTATTTTGGGAGCTTCCTATCGCCAGATGCGTGAGCAATACGACAAAATCAATAAGCTCAATGATGAAATCATGAAGAAACTTGAATTGCTTCAAAAAGGAAGTGAATTAGAATCTTCAAAATTATCTGCACAGCTGGAAGCCACTCGTCTTGAATTGCAAAAGAAGGAAGATGATTTAAAAATGTTCGAGCGCGAACTGAATGTGAAAAAGCAGGAACTGGATTTAAAAACCAAAGAACTTGCCGATAAAGAAAAACGCATTCGTGAACTGGAAGATGTGCTTGCTCGTCAGGAAGCCGCTTCGAAAGCGCTGAAAGAAAAAGTAGCCAATGCATTGCTTGCGTTTAAAGATAAAGGCTTAACAGTGGAGCAGAAAAACGGCCGCGTTTATGTTTCCATGGAAGCGAAATTGCTTTTTGCATCCGGTAGTTATAAAGTGGACCAGGAAGGTAAAGAAGCATTGATTAAACTCGCAAAAATTCTGGAAGACCAAAAGGATATTGAAGTACAGGTAGAGGGTCATACCGACACCGATAAACTTAATTCTCCAAATGTACCGCGCGACAATTGGGAACTATCCGTATTGCGTGCCACCTCGGTTGTAAAACTCATGATGGAGAACTCTAAAATGGATCCAAAACGAATTACCGCTGCGGGAAGAAGTGAATTTTTGCCTGTTGATCCTAATGATAAATCGAAAAACAGAAGGATTGAAATTATTCTGATTCCAAATTTGGATGAGTTGTATAAAGCGATTCAGAATTAA